The bacterium genomic sequence TTCCCGACGGCGGGTCCTGAGCCCGGGGAAAAGGGTTGGAAGCCGCCGGGAGGAGAAGGTAATATCGCCGGAAAAGCCGGGCCCCCCGGCCGCGGCGGAAAAAAGCAAGGAGCGGAAGATGGCGAAGGAAATTACGATCGGCAACGGCATTCTGGTCACCCTGGGCAAGGAGAACCTGGTGATTCCCCGCGGCGCGGTCCTGATCCGGGACGGCGTCATCGCCGCGGTGGGGACCGACGCGGAGGTCAGGAAACAGGCGCCGGAGGCCGAGTACGTCGATGCCGCCGGCAAGGTGATCATGCCCGGCCTGATCAACGCCCACCACCACCTCTACAGCACCTTCGCCCGGGGGATGGCTCCCAAGGACCCGCCGCCCTATACCTTCGTCGAGGTGTTGGAACGGCTTTGGTGGCCCCTGGACGCCGCCCTGGTCGAAGGCGACCTCTACTACGCGGCCATGCTCCCCCTGATCGACTGCATCAAGCAGGGAACGACCTCGATCATCGACCACCACGAGAGCCAGGGCTACCAGATCGGGAGCCTCTCCGAGCTGGCCAAGGCGGTGGACGACTCCGGGATCCGGGGGTGTCTCTGCCTGGGGATCTCCGACCGTTACGGGAGGGGAGCCGAGGGGATCGAGGAGAACGTCCGTTTCGTCAAGGAGGCCAACTCCGTCCCGGCCACGGCCGCCCGCCGGGTCTGCGGCATGTTCGGGCTCCACGCCGCCTTTACCGTCGAGGACGAGACCCTGGCCGCGGCGGTCTCCGCCGCCGACCGGCTCGGCGTCGGGTTCCACACCCACGTGGCCGAAGCCGCCTCCGACGAGGAAGCCAGCCTCGTCCGATACGGTCAGAGGGTCCTGCGGCGGTTGCGGGACAAGGGGGCGCTGGGG encodes the following:
- the ssnA gene encoding putative aminohydrolase SsnA, translating into MAKEITIGNGILVTLGKENLVIPRGAVLIRDGVIAAVGTDAEVRKQAPEAEYVDAAGKVIMPGLINAHHHLYSTFARGMAPKDPPPYTFVEVLERLWWPLDAALVEGDLYYAAMLPLIDCIKQGTTSIIDHHESQGYQIGSLSELAKAVDDSGIRGCLCLGISDRYGRGAEGIEENVRFVKEANSVPATAARRVCGMFGLHAAFTVEDETLAAAVSAADRLGVGFHTHVAEAASDEEASLVRYGQRVLRRLRDKGALGEKSLAIHCVHIDGEETDILLETGTAAVHNPESNMNNAVGVAPVLEMFGRGIAVGLGTDGMTSDMRSGVKTAFFLQHLAQEDPRVGFCESCSLLLDNNPEIVSRQFGYRVGVLAPGAAGDVIVVDYTAPTPLDGNTWLGHFLFGICCGAAVDTTVVGGKVLMRGKKLTLLDEEALAARCRERARAFYGRF